A segment of the Nostoc sp. TCL26-01 genome:
ACGGACTCACGTATTTGTATCATTATTAAAGTGAAATGGTATTACGCTAAAACAAAGAAAACACTCTGCTAAATCTGTGAAAAAACGAGTTACCCTGACCTTTCCTAAACGTGCTATTCAAATGCCGGTGACGTATGTGCTGGCAAAGGAGTTTAATGTGGCTGCTAATATTATCCGCGCTCAGGTTGCTCCGAATCAAATCGGCAAACTGGTAGTGGAACTATCGGGAGATATTGATCAGTTAGATGCAGCTATTGAGTGGATGCGATCGCGTCATATTAATGTCTCTTTGACATTAGGAGAAATTGCCATTGATGAGGATGTGTGCGTTCATTGTGGTTTGTGTACTGGGGTTTGTCCTACAGAAGCCTTGACTCTCAACCCAGAGACATATAAACTTACGTTTACGCGATCGCGCTGCATTGTTTGTGAACAGTGTATTCCTACCTGTCCGGTACAAGCAATTTCCACCAATCTTTAACTCAACTGGAAGACATCTGCTAACACGCCACCATCACCGATGAGGCGATGCTGGGCAGGAGAGTCATATACTATCAATACCGATGGTACTCCAGATACATTTTGAAAGAATGTCATGCCTTCTGCATGATCACAGCGATCGCCATAAGGCAGAGACTCAAGTAAATCTGGATAATTGAGAGTATTTTCTCTTAAATTCACAGCATTTTTCAACCGATAAACTTGTA
Coding sequences within it:
- a CDS encoding NIL domain-containing protein: MKKRVTLTFPKRAIQMPVTYVLAKEFNVAANIIRAQVAPNQIGKLVVELSGDIDQLDAAIEWMRSRHINVSLTLGEIAIDEDVCVHCGLCTGVCPTEALTLNPETYKLTFTRSRCIVCEQCIPTCPVQAISTNL